One part of the Glycine soja cultivar W05 chromosome 11, ASM419377v2, whole genome shotgun sequence genome encodes these proteins:
- the LOC114374054 gene encoding protein DMP4-like, translated as MDIKIESDDSQNEENEERLPLLRNSEVPEAERNLIQKAISQTFQSTAHLGNLLPTGTVLAFQLLSPIFTNVGNCDSVSKAMTAALVSLCGASCFMSCLTDSFRDSKGSICYGFATLRGLWVIDGSTTLPPQLAAKYRLKLIDFMHAVMSVLVFAAIALFDQNVVNCFFPAPSTETQEILTALPVGIGVLGSMFFVAFPTQRHGIGFPLSTD; from the coding sequence ATGGACATCAAAATAGAAAGTGATGATTCTCAGAATGAGGAGAATGAAGAAAGGCTACCACTCCTGAGAAATAGTGAGGTGCCAGAAGCAGAGAGGAATCTGATTCAGAAAGCCATTAGCCAGACATTTCAGAGCACCGCACATTTGGGCAACCTTTTACCAACTGGCACAGTCCTTGCTTTCCAACTTCTGTCCCCGATCTTCACAAATGTTGGCAACTGTGACTCTGTCAGCAAGGCCATGACTGCTGCACTTGTATCTCTCTGTGGTGCCTCATGCTTCATGTCATGTTTAACTGATAGCTTCCGAGACAGCAAGGGGAGCATCTGTTATGGGTTTGCCACCCTCAGGGGCTTGTGGGTCATTGATGGATCAACCACCCTTCCACCTCAACTTGCCGCAAAATATCGCCTAAAGTTAATAGATTTCATGCATGCAGTGATGTCAGTTTTGGTATTTGCAGCAATTGCATTGTTTGATCAGAATGTGGTGAATTGCTTCTTTCCAGCACCCTCAACTGAGACACAGGAAATCCTCACAGCATTGCCAGTGGGTATTGGCGTTTTGGGCAGCATGTTCTTTGTTGCATTTCCTACACAGAGACATGGAATTGGCTTCCCCCTTTCAACAGATTAA
- the LOC114374055 gene encoding pentatricopeptide repeat-containing protein At5g46100, whose product MGSKTLFKWPKQITNSLVVQLIKAEKDVHKAVNMFDSATAEYGNGFRHDHETFGLIISRLVTVNQFRPAEGMLERMKQEKCMVTEDIFLSICRGYGRVHRPLDAIRVFHKMEGFQLRPTQKAYLTILDILVEENHVKRAIGFYREMRELGIPSSVVSLNILIKALCKNKETVDSALRIFQEMPNRGCQPDSYTYGTLINGLCRLGNISEAKELFKEMEQKGFSASVVTYTSLIHGLCQSNNLDEAIGLLEEMKRNDIEPNVFTYSSLMDGLCKGGHSSQAMQLLEVMDKKHHLPNMVTYSTLINGLCKERKLREAVEILDRMRIQGLKPNAGLYGKIISGLCAAGSYQEAANFIDEMVLGGISPNRASWSLHVRMHNMVVQGLCNNVDPPRAFQLYLSMRTRCISVEIDTFDCLVKCFCKRGDLHKAARILEEMVLDGCIPDEGVWNVVIGGLWDRKKVREATEQLLVELQQKFVEAES is encoded by the coding sequence ATGGGTAGTAAAACTTTGTTCAAGTGGCCAAAGCAAATCACAAATTCCCTAGTTGTGCAGTTAATCAAGGCAGAAAAGGACGTGCACAAAGCTGTGAACATGTTTGATTCTGCAACTGCTGAGTATGGTAATGGGTTTCGTCATGATCATGAAACTTTTGGTCTTATCATCTCTAGGTTAGTCACTGTGAACCAGTTTAGACCAGCGGAAGGGATGCTGGAGAGAATGAAGCAAGAAAAATGCATGGTTACAGAGGACATATTTTTAAGTATATGTAGGGGTTATGGACGCGTGCATAGGCCCCTTGATGCCATCAGGGTTTTCCACAAGATGGAAGGTTTTCAGCTTAGGCCAACACAAAAGGCATACCTTACAATACTTGATATTCTTGTGGAGGAAAACCATGTAAAGAGGGCTATTGGTTTTTACCGTGAGATGAGAGAATTGGGTATTCCATCTAGCGTTGTTTCTCTCAATATTTTGATCAAGGCCCTCTGCAAAAACAAGGAGACTGTTGATTCTGCTTTACGAATATTTCAGGAGATGCCCAACCGTGGATGTCAGCCGGATTCATATACGTATGGTACATTGATTAATGGGCTGTGTAGACTCGGAAATATCAGTGAGGCAAAGGAACTATTCAAAGAGATGGAGCAAAAAGGTTTTTCAGCTTCTGTTGTTACCTATACTAGTTTGATACATGGCTTGTGTCAGTCTAATAATTTGGATGAAGCTATAGGATTGcttgaagaaatgaaaagaaatgacATTGAGCCAAATGTTTTTACTTATAGTTCTCTGATGGATGGTTTATGTAAAGGTGGTCATTCATCACAAGCAATGCAGTTATTAGAAGTAATGGACAAAAAGCACCATTTGCCTAACATGGTCACTTATAGTACTTTAATCAATGGACTGTGCAAAGAAAGAAAGCTTCGTGAGGCTGTGGAGATTCTTGACAGGATGAGGATTCAAGGCTTGAAACCAAATGCAGGGTTGTATGGAAAAATCATAAGTGGCCTCTGTGCTGCAGGCAGTTATCAAGAAGCTGCAAACTTCATTGATGAGATGGTGCTTGGTGGTATCTCACCAAATCGAGCAAGTTGGAGCCTTCATGTTAGGATGCATAACATGGTAGTCCAGGGCCTTTGTAATAATGTTGATCCACCTCGTGCATTTCAGTTGTATCTTAGTATGCGCACTAGGTGCATCTCTGTTGAAATTGACACTTTTGATTGTTTAGTCAAATGTTTTTGCAAGAGAGGAGACCTGCACAAAGCTGCTCGGATTCTTGAAGAGATGGTATTAGATGGTTGCATTCCAGATGAGGGAGTATGGAATGTAGTAATTGGTGGACTTTGGGACCGGAAAAAAGTGAGAGAAGCCACTGAGCAATTGCTGGTTGAGCTGCAGCAGAAGTTTGTCGAAGCTGAAAGTTGA